The Streptomyces sp. V3I7 genome segment TGCCGGGCCTCGTCGTCGTCGCGGGCGGCAAGTTCACGACGTACCGGGTGATGGCCAAGGACGCGGTCGACGAGGCGGTGCACGGCCTCGACATGCGCGTCGCCGACTGCGTCACCGAGGAGACCCCGCTGCTGGGCGCGGAGGGCTACCAGGCGATGTGGAACGCGCGGGCCCGCATAGCCGCGAAGACCGGCATACACGTGGTGCGGGTGGAGCACCTGCTCAACCGGTACGGCTCGATGGCCGAGCAGGTCCTGGACCTCATCGCCGCCGACCCCACCCTGGGCGAGCCGCTGAAGAACGCCGACGACTACCTGCGCGCCGAGGTCGTGTACGCCGCCTCGCACGAGGGCGCGCGCCACCTGGACGACGTCCTGACCCGGCGGACCAGGATCTCCATCGAGACCTTCGACCGGGGCACCCTCAGCGCCCGCGAGGCCGCCGAGCTCATGGCACCCGTCCTCGGCTGGGACGAGGACCAGATCGAGCGCGAGGTCCAGCACTACGAGAAGCGGGTGGAGGCCGAGCGGGAGTCGCAGCGCCAGCCCGACGATCTGACGGCGGACGCGGCCCGTCTGGGGGCGCCGGACATCGTCCCGTTGTGAGGTCCCCGGGGGTGCTCGCACGGGGTGTGACGCCGTGGAGTTGGGCAGGTGTGAAGAAGGGCCCCCAGGGCGTCGTCCGTTCGCGGCATGAGAGACAATGGAGGCTCTGTCGGGGCGGGTTGCATGAGGGGACGCATGTCGGAGGCGGAGCGGGCGGGGGCATCCCGCGAGGACGAGAGCAGACGTCTCCTCGCCGGGCGGTACCGACTGGGAAAGGTGCTCGGCCGAGGCGGCATGGGCACGGTCTGGCGGGCCGAGGACGAGACCCTCGGGCGTACGGTCGCCGTCAAGGAGCTGCGGTTCCCGACGGACATCGACGAGGAGGAGAAGCGGCGCCTGATCACGCGCACCCTGCGTGAGGCCAAGGCGATCGCACGGATCCGCAACAACAACGCCGTGACGGTCTTCGACGTGGTCGACGAGGACGACCGGCCGTGGATCGTGATGGAACTGGTCGAGGGCAAGTCCCTCGCCGAGGTCATCCGCGAGGACGGCCTGCTCGAACCGAAGCGCGCGGCCGAGGTCGGGCTCGCGGTCCTCGACGTGCTGCGCGCCGCCCACCGCGAGGGCATCCTGCACCGTGACGTGAAGCCGTCCAACGTGCTGATCGCCGAGGACGGCCGGGTCGTGCTCACCGACTTCGGCATCGCCCAGGTGGAGGGCGACCCGTCCATCACCTCCACCGGCATGCTCGTCGGCGCCCCCTCCTACATCTCCCCGGAGCGCGCCCGCGGCCACAAGCCGGGCCCGGCGGCCGACCTGTGGTCGCTCGGCGGCCTGCTGTACGCGGCGGTCGAGGGCAAGCCGCCGTACGACAAGGGTTCGGCGATCGCCACGCTCACCGCGGTGATGACCGAGCCGCTGGAGGAGCCCAAGAACGCGGGCCCGCTCAAGGACGTCATCTCCGGGCTGCTCGCCAAGGACCCGGCCCAGCGGCTGTCCGACTCCGGCGCCCGGATGCTGCTCAACTCGGTGATCAACGCGCCCCGTACGGAGCCGCTGGACGCCACCAAGGTCGTCCCCCTGCCGCCGCAGCCCGACGGGGAGAAGGGCGCCGCCCAGCGCGGCGACGCGGCCGAGGATCGGCTGCGCGGGGCGCTGAGCTCCGTGCGCAAGGCCGCCGGTGCGGCCGGGGCGGAGACCGCCACGGCCTCGGCGTCCGGTGCGGGCGCCGGCGCCAAGAACACCGCGAACGCCAAGAACTCCCGGTCCGGCAAGCGCGGTTCGGGCTGGCCCGTGATGGCCGCGCCCGACGACCTGCCGTCGCGGCCCGCGCCCCGGGCGCCGCTGACCGACGTGGTGCCCCGGCGGACGCTGGTCGTCATCGCCGTGGTGG includes the following:
- a CDS encoding serine/threonine-protein kinase — translated: MSEAERAGASREDESRRLLAGRYRLGKVLGRGGMGTVWRAEDETLGRTVAVKELRFPTDIDEEEKRRLITRTLREAKAIARIRNNNAVTVFDVVDEDDRPWIVMELVEGKSLAEVIREDGLLEPKRAAEVGLAVLDVLRAAHREGILHRDVKPSNVLIAEDGRVVLTDFGIAQVEGDPSITSTGMLVGAPSYISPERARGHKPGPAADLWSLGGLLYAAVEGKPPYDKGSAIATLTAVMTEPLEEPKNAGPLKDVISGLLAKDPAQRLSDSGARMLLNSVINAPRTEPLDATKVVPLPPQPDGEKGAAQRGDAAEDRLRGALSSVRKAAGAAGAETATASASGAGAGAKNTANAKNSRSGKRGSGWPVMAAPDDLPSRPAPRAPLTDVVPRRTLVVIAVVAVLAVLGIVLALALRDGGGGGNGASGKGGSKAVASTGAKDETKSDKRAGGTRTDGDSAAATATDATSASGSTDGSTVSASDPGDDAGSGSSDSGGSGGGAPVASTHKGGQGYSIGLPKGWKFQSSSAAGDRFTGPDGQKLLVAWTSTPKGDPVADWKNQERYMVRSQYKRIRIEKVDYRGWNTADWEFTYTDTDDHTKYRTIDRGFVVNDHLGYALMYTAKASAWGDGLRKDTWKTLTRSFQPKKR